The following are from one region of the Corylus avellana chromosome ca1, CavTom2PMs-1.0 genome:
- the LOC132166409 gene encoding uncharacterized protein LOC132166409 yields the protein MSEFSFSNTFKKTEFSTLLLSDFFQICFFILSHPLYFSYFIFFSPYLLKFLSFLSPLFITTLLLLLVLLTISPHLVQEKSHSSELGFLVSPYQTVLNTLQPKLEDDNGSFQHFEELEVYKIVFDTSTFEIREEPAEVLELEVKEICSSQAYDEPPVDKSLVYETTQPAEVITQQIMEVKRLESFFQEENELEKTMSFSKEEKEVNQTGVKSYKVEEEEEEEEENREKESKAVMEKNSPNLGSFGSMRKEKEWRRTLACKLFEERHNVEGGGEGMDMLWETYETESTKGQKKGSNRKNDEDDDDEDEEEDMDEQLCCLQALKFSAGKMNLGMGRPNLVKISKTLKGFGWLHNLSRHGKKGYH from the coding sequence ATGTCTGAGTTTTCCTTCTCAAACACCTTCAAGAAGACAGAATTCTCTACCCTTCTCCTCTCTGACTTCTTCCAAATTTGCTTCTTCATTCTCTCCCACCCTCTCTACTTCTcctacttcattttcttctccccATACCTTCTCAAGTTCCTCTCTTTCCTCTCCCCTCTCTTCATCAccaccctcctcctcctccttgttCTTCTCACTATCTCTCCCCACCTTGTCCAGGAAAAGTCCCACTCATCCGAATTGGGTTTTCTTGTTAGTCCATATCAAACTGTTTTGAACACACTGCAGCCAAAATTGGAGGATGACAATGGAAGTTTCCAGCATTTTGAGGAGCTTGAAGTTTACAAGATTGTGTTTGACACCTCCACCTTTGAGATTAGAGAGGAGCCGGCTGAAGTTTTGGAGTTGGAAGTTAAAGAAATTTGCTCATCACAAGCATATGATGAGCCACCGGTTGACAAGAGTCTGGTTTATGAGACTACACAGCCTGCAGAAGTCATCACTCAGCAGATTATGGAAGTGAAGAGGCTGGAAAGCTTTTTCCAAGAAGAGAATGAGTTAGAGAAAACCATGTCTTtttcaaaggaagaaaaagaagtcaaCCAAACCGGCGTAAAGTCCTATaaagtggaagaagaagaagaagaagaagaggaaaacagagaaaaagaatcCAAGGCAGTGATGGAGAAAAATTCTCCCAATCTTGGAAGTTTTGGATCAATGAGGAAAGAGAAGGAGTGGAGAAGGACATTGGCATGCAAGCTTTTTGAGGAGAGACACAATGtggaaggaggaggagaaggaatGGATATGCTTTGGGAGACATATGAGACAGAATCCACCAAGGGTCAGAAAAAAGGCAGCAACAGGAAGaatgatgaggatgatgatgatgaagatgaagaggaagacATGGATGAGCAGCTATGCTGCTTACAAGCTCTGAAGTTTTCTGCAGGGAAGATGAACTTGGGAATGGGAAGGCCTAATCTTGTCAAGATCTCCAAAACCCTCAAAGGGTTTGGATGGTTGCACAATCTCAGCAGGCATGGCAAGAAAGGATACCATTGA